A genomic segment from Alkalilimnicola ehrlichii MLHE-1 encodes:
- a CDS encoding DEAD/DEAH box helicase — protein sequence MKNEHLSNTRFDTLGLHDALMDGIKRAGFEYCTPIQAATLPKALEGRDIAGQAQTGTGKSAAFLLAAMHRLMTVPVEEGKEGPWTLILAPTRELALQIHRDALQLGRYTGLKCAAIYGGTGYEAQRQQLQEGVDIIIGTPGRVIDFFKQRIFHLKHIEVVILDEADRMFDLGFIADIRYLMRRMPEPSKRMNMLFSATLSHRVMELAYEHLNDPEVVRIESEQITADKVRQKLYHVSKDEKIPLLLGLIRQEEAMNRSIIFVNTKRAADRVTGYLLGNDIEAAVISGDIPQKKRESLLKRFQDGELRFLVATDVAARGLHIEDVSHVINYDLPQDPEDYVHRIGRTARAGASGDAISFACEEYVFSLPDIESFIEQRIPAEMPSPEMMVEPKPPKRIQRSRPGGKGGRGRPGGAGNRRRSGNDRRGGNNGSNGSGGNN from the coding sequence ATGAAAAACGAACATCTCTCCAACACCCGCTTTGACACCCTGGGCCTGCACGATGCCCTGATGGACGGCATCAAGCGTGCAGGCTTCGAGTACTGCACGCCCATACAGGCCGCCACCCTCCCCAAGGCGCTGGAAGGGCGCGACATCGCCGGCCAGGCCCAGACCGGCACCGGCAAATCCGCCGCCTTCCTGCTCGCCGCAATGCACCGGCTGATGACCGTACCGGTGGAGGAAGGCAAGGAAGGCCCCTGGACCCTCATCCTGGCCCCCACCCGGGAACTGGCCCTGCAGATTCACCGCGACGCCCTGCAACTGGGCCGCTACACCGGCCTCAAATGCGCCGCCATCTACGGCGGCACCGGCTACGAGGCCCAGCGCCAGCAACTGCAGGAAGGCGTGGACATCATTATCGGCACCCCGGGCCGGGTCATCGACTTCTTCAAACAGCGGATTTTCCACCTCAAGCACATCGAAGTGGTGATCCTCGACGAGGCCGACCGCATGTTCGACCTCGGCTTCATCGCCGACATCCGCTACCTCATGCGACGCATGCCCGAGCCGTCCAAACGGATGAACATGCTCTTCTCCGCCACCCTCTCCCACCGGGTGATGGAACTGGCCTACGAGCACCTCAACGACCCCGAGGTGGTCCGCATCGAATCCGAGCAGATCACCGCCGACAAGGTCCGCCAGAAGCTCTACCACGTCTCCAAGGACGAAAAGATCCCCCTCCTGCTCGGCCTCATCCGCCAGGAGGAGGCGATGAACCGCAGCATCATCTTCGTCAACACCAAGCGGGCCGCCGACCGGGTCACCGGCTACCTGCTGGGCAACGACATCGAGGCCGCGGTCATCTCCGGCGACATCCCGCAGAAAAAGCGCGAATCCCTGCTCAAGCGCTTCCAGGACGGCGAACTGCGCTTCCTGGTGGCCACCGATGTGGCCGCCCGTGGGCTGCACATTGAAGACGTCTCCCACGTCATCAACTACGATCTGCCCCAGGATCCCGAGGACTACGTGCACCGGATCGGCCGCACCGCCCGGGCCGGGGCCAGCGGCGACGCGATCTCCTTCGCCTGCGAGGAGTACGTCTTCTCACTGCCGGACATCGAAAGCTTCATCGAGCAGCGGATCCCCGCCGAGATGCCCTCGCCCGAGATGATGGTCGAGCCCAAGCCCCCCAAGCGCATCCAGCGCAGCCGCCCCGGTGGCAAGGGCGGCCGGGGACGCCCCGGCGGGGCGGGCAATCGCCGTCGAAGCGGCAACGACCGCCGGGGTGGCAACAACGGCTCCAACGGAAGCGGCGGCAACAACTAG
- a CDS encoding acyl carrier protein phosphodiesterase — MNHLAHLQLSDGPDERLGNLLGDHVRGRLQPGDWPPGVYRGLHLHRRIDSLADHHPAARTLRARFPNGERRCAGILLDLCHDHFLIRHWTVLQDQPLADWVRRVYRELADRRPDMPAPLQQRLPTLIERDWLRACSDLEGVERVLARVAGRLRRPEPLLRAGARLRQLYPDLERCFLALYPDIRASVAHERVRVRDGWCAERPPAR, encoded by the coding sequence ATGAACCACCTGGCCCACCTTCAGCTCTCTGACGGCCCCGATGAGCGCCTGGGCAACCTGCTGGGTGACCATGTGCGTGGCCGGCTGCAGCCCGGGGACTGGCCGCCCGGCGTCTACCGGGGCCTGCACCTCCACCGGCGCATTGACAGCCTCGCAGATCACCACCCGGCCGCCCGCACCCTGCGTGCCCGCTTTCCCAACGGCGAACGGCGCTGCGCCGGCATCCTGCTCGACCTCTGCCACGATCACTTTCTGATCCGCCACTGGACCGTGCTCCAGGATCAGCCGCTTGCCGACTGGGTCCGGCGGGTCTACCGCGAGCTGGCCGACCGGCGCCCGGACATGCCTGCGCCGTTGCAGCAACGACTGCCCACGCTCATTGAGCGAGACTGGCTCCGGGCCTGCAGCGATCTCGAGGGCGTGGAAAGGGTCCTGGCCCGGGTGGCGGGACGACTGCGCCGGCCCGAGCCCCTGTTGCGGGCCGGAGCCCGACTGCGTCAACTCTATCCGGACCTGGAGCGCTGCTTCCTCGCCCTTTACCCCGATATCCGGGCCTCAGTGGCCCACGAACGCGTCCGGGTTCGGGACGGATGGTGTGCAGAGCGCCCCCCGGCGCGCTAA
- a CDS encoding TAXI family TRAP transporter solute-binding subunit: protein MRRSSLLALLALLAAGLTALPAHARDLTFGGASITGVYYQVAQHGCRLLEQHKPEYNCVGRPTQGSVFNINALSQGSIDFGVAQSDRAWQAINGQAEWERRGAFEGLRSLFAMHPETVMLVVRADSDIHAVEDITGHTINVGNPGSGQRRNAMDVLEIYGIDPRSDIRARNLQQHEASRALVDGQVDGFFYTVGNPSAAIEEPANTVDIRMIPLDSDAIRAFVDERPYYVMTRIPAGTYPGVDEDIGTYAVTATVVTHADMDEAVAYDLTAAVFEQMDDLRNAHAAFRHLEPEAMMEGVSVDLHPGALRYYEEQGWR from the coding sequence ATGCGTCGATCCAGCCTGCTTGCCCTGCTCGCGCTGCTGGCCGCCGGCCTGACCGCGCTGCCCGCCCACGCCCGCGACCTGACCTTCGGCGGTGCCTCCATCACCGGCGTCTACTATCAGGTGGCCCAGCACGGCTGCCGCCTGCTGGAGCAACACAAACCGGAGTACAACTGCGTGGGCCGCCCCACCCAAGGCTCGGTGTTCAATATCAACGCCCTCTCTCAAGGCTCCATCGACTTTGGCGTCGCCCAGTCCGACCGCGCCTGGCAGGCCATCAACGGCCAGGCCGAGTGGGAGCGCCGGGGCGCCTTCGAAGGTCTGCGCAGCCTGTTCGCCATGCACCCGGAGACGGTCATGCTGGTGGTACGGGCCGACAGCGATATCCACGCCGTAGAGGACATCACAGGCCACACCATCAACGTCGGCAACCCCGGCTCCGGCCAGCGCCGTAACGCCATGGACGTCCTGGAGATCTACGGCATCGACCCGCGCAGCGACATCCGCGCCCGCAACCTGCAACAGCACGAGGCCTCCCGCGCCCTGGTCGATGGCCAGGTGGACGGTTTCTTCTACACCGTGGGCAACCCCAGCGCCGCCATTGAGGAGCCGGCCAACACGGTAGACATCCGCATGATCCCGCTCGACTCAGACGCCATCCGCGCGTTCGTGGACGAACGGCCCTACTACGTGATGACCCGGATACCCGCCGGCACCTACCCCGGGGTGGACGAGGACATCGGGACTTATGCGGTCACCGCCACCGTGGTCACCCACGCCGACATGGACGAGGCCGTGGCCTACGACCTGACCGCCGCTGTCTTTGAACAGATGGACGACCTGCGCAACGCCCACGCCGCCTTCCGCCATCTGGAGCCCGAGGCCATGATGGAGGGCGTCTCGGTGGACCTCCACCCCGGCGCCCTGCGCTACTACGAAGAGCAGGGCTGGCGCTGA